The following are from one region of the Lepeophtheirus salmonis chromosome 8, UVic_Lsal_1.4, whole genome shotgun sequence genome:
- the LOC121122436 gene encoding GILT-like protein 1 codes for MKNQIIYSITIFVLTAIVALSNCDDQLQKGASKVEISVYYETLCPDCKKYIIETLEPTYKLLQDIMVVRFVPYGKAKITRKAKGRGFNITCQNGPIECFGNKIHACAINYVQLPILSDYIVCMMKKAVPQSRQVKLVPRVFLFDRKE; via the exons ATGAAGAATCAAATTATCTACTCCataacaatttttgttcttACTGCAATTGTTGCCCTAAGCAATTGTGATGATCAACTTCAAAAG GGAGCCTCCAAAGTGGAAATATCCGTATACTATGAGACATTGTGCCCGGAttgcaaaaaatacattattgaaaCTTTGGAACCAACCTATAAATTACTACAAGACATCATGGTTGTGCGATTTGTACCATACGGAAAAGCAAAA ATTACCCGTAAGGCTAAAGGACGTGGCTTCAATATTACTTGTCAAAATGGTCCAatagaatgttttggaaataagaTTCATGCATGTGCGATTAACTATGTCCAATTACCAATTCTTTCCGACTACATCGTCTGCATGATGAAAAAAGCGGTTCCCCAATCGCGGCAAGTAAAGCTTGTTCCAAGAGTATTTCTATTCGATCGGAAAGAATAG
- the LOC121122508 gene encoding ras-like protein isoform X2 → MTEYKLVVVGAGGVGKSALTIQLIQNHFVDEYDPTIEDSYRKQVVIDGETCLLDILDTAGQEEYSAMRDQYMRTGEGFLLVFAVNNAKSFEDISAYREQIKRVKDAEEVPMVLVGNKCDLPTRSVDMGQAKEVARNYGIPFIETSAKTRMGVDDAFYTLVREIKKDKERRGRDNKPTLAPYCCKGCVLL, encoded by the exons ATGACGGAGTACAAGCTGGTGGTCGTGGGAG CTGGTGGCGTTGGGAAGAGCGCACTCACGATCCAACTCATTCAGAATCACTTCGTGGACGAGTACGACCCGACGATCGAAGACTCTTACCGCAAACAAGTGGTGATTGACGGGGAAACGTGTCTCCTGGACATTCTGGACACTGCAGGCCAAGAAGAGTATTCCGCCATGCGGGACCAGTATATGCGAACGGGGGAAGGATTCCTTCTCGTATTCGCTGTGAATAACGCAAAGTCCTTTGAGGATATCTCCGCATATCGGGAACAAATCAAAAGAGTCAAGGATGCAGAAGAA GTTCCGATGGTGTTGGTGGGGAATAAATGTGATTTACCCACTCGGTCCGTAGATATGGGTCAAGCCAAAGAGGTTGCCAGAAACTATGGAATCCCTTTCATTGAAACCTCCGCCAAGACGCGAATGGGCGTGGATGACGCTTTTTACACGCTTGTCAGAGAAATCAAAAAAGAC AAGGAGAGGCGCGGTCGTGACAATAAACCAACACTGGCTCCTTACTGTTGCAAAGGATGTGTTCTATTGTGA
- the LOC121122549 gene encoding WD repeat-containing protein 36, producing MGTDDEKGSVLFRGYRSLGNVCNDIPLIVRYVKRRRETLIVTVVGRVFHTYGGSKLRLLTVSKIHPENITATSADSFLVFAAAGKEIYAWRRGTELKHVYKGHHNYPVHLLLPFGPHLISIDKQSNLRIWDIKAEKCETEVEFPHDTFAISSLLHPATYVNKVLFGSSQGSLQLWNIRTLKRIYKFKGWNSPVLCLEQAPAVDVVAVGLESGEIYVHNLKFDETVVKFNQEWGSVTGLAFRTDGHPILTSCSNLGHIALWDLEKRSLSSVMRDAHPNHPITGLKTFQGEPLLLTSSPDNSLKQWIFDMTDGGGRLLRISEGHAKPPIKIRFYGAQGKTIISSSQDSSLRSFSTETDVLNRNFGVASYSRKIAKKHKKNENPVRMKPIIDFTTEITREKEWDNIACVHRSTNIVSTWSFNNAKMNEKKLLHPRFLEDADLRSTKATSLCLSVCGNFVLIGYESGHVDRFNLQSALHRGGIKAYEKQRVRSLVTDGLNQRLITASDEGELKFWSFKNFKFVSKKSLFNDISVMELQRDSNLLVCALEDFSIVIIDIITKELVRRFEDIHTNQITDISLSSDSRMLVSSSLDGSIKVADIPTGNIIDHFLTPTPAVSLAFSPKGTFLVTAHVDDLGLYLWSNVSLYKHVNIQPLSKDFKPRVISLPSMMESSNLVIENQKEDEEMMEVDLDIEFESPSQINQNLITLANLPSSRWQNLLSLRLIKERNKPSKGEIEKPVEAPFFLPTVSGLTTTFDLSSKINTDNEKNTEPSVSIVDYTEFGEKLINEIKDEGLIKLVDDLTTKGPSAIDIEITSLAPEGGGSIQLMVQFLKMIIAALKTNRNFESIQAYLGLFLKLHSDTIMEKEELYNMLEEIMSLQNSKWKNLRKNLEGNLTLIDFYKSSFC from the exons ATGGGAACGGATGATGAGAAAGGAAGTGTTTTGTTTCGAGGCTATCGATCCCTTGGAAATGTATGCAATGATATACCCTTGATTGTGAGATACGTGAAGCGTCGTCGGGAAACTTTAATTGTGACTGTTGTTGGACGAGTTTTTCATACATATGGAGGATCAAAACTCCGTCTTTTAACTGTTAGTAAGATTCATCCGGAAAACATTACGGCTACATCTGCCG actcttttttggtttttgcCGCCGCTGGAAAGGAAATCTACGCTTGGCGAAGAGGAACGGAGCTCAAACATGTCTATAAAGGCCATCACAATTACCCAGTTCATCTCCTCTTACCCTTTGGACCACATTTGATTTCAATTGACAAACAATCCAATCTAAGGATCTGGGATATTAAGGCGGAAAAATGTGAAACTGAAGTGGAATTTCCTCATGATACCTTTGCAATATCTTCCCTTCTTCATCCAGCCACATATGTTAATAAAGTCCTCTTTGGGAGTAGCCAAGGCTCTTTACAATTGTGGAACATTAGAACATTGAAaagaatttacaaatttaaaggGTGGAATTCTCCAGTTTTATGTTTGGAGCAAGCACCTGCTGTAGATGTAGTCGCAGTTGGTCTAGAGTCGGGTGAAATATATGTTCATAACTTGAAATTTGATGAAACTGTTGTCAAATTTAACCAAGAATGGGGCTCTGTCACTGGGTTAGCATTTAGGACGGATGGACATCCAATTCTCACTTCATGCTCTAATCTTGGACATATCGCTCTTTGGGACCTGGAAAAACGATCACTTAGCTCTGTTATGAGGGATGCACATCCAAATCATCCGATTACTGGTTTGAAAACATTTCAAGGAGAACCCTTATTGCTCACAAGCTCACCTGATAATTCATTGAAGCAGTGGATCTTTGATATGACGGATGGAGGAGGTAGACTGTTGAGAATTTCGGAAGGACATGCTAAGCCGCCTATTAAAATTCGTTTCTATGGTGCTCAAG gaaaaactatCATTAGTTCTTCTCAAGATTCGTCTCTAAGATCTTTTTCGACGGAAACGGATGTTCTTAACAGAAACTTTGGTGTTGCATCCTACAGTagaaaaattgctaaaaaacataaaaagaatgaaaatccTGTGCGGATGAAGCCTATTATCG atttcaCGACGGAAATAACTCGTGAAAAGGAATGGGATAATATAGCTTGTGTCCATCGTTCCACGAATATAGTTTCAACTTGGTCATTTAATAAcgcaaaaatgaatgaaaaaaagcttCTTCATCCGCGATTCCTGGAAGATGCTGATCTTAGATCAACTAAAGCGACATCTTTATGCCTCTCAGTTTGtggtaattttgtattaattggtTATGAATCTGGACATGTTGATAGGTTTAATCTTCAAAGTGCTTTGCATCGTGGTGGTATAAAGGCGTACGAGAAGCAACGTGTTCGCAGCCTTGTCACAGATGGTCTTAATCAAAGACTTATTACTGCGAGTGATGAAGGAGAATTGAAATTTTGGTCTTTTAA gaattttaaatttgtatctaAGAAATctctttttaatgatatatctGTGATGGAGCTACAAAGAGATTCTAATCTTTTAGTCTGTGCTCTTGAAGACTTTTCTATAGTTATAATTGATATCATCACTAAAGAGTTGGTCCGAAGATTCGAAGATATTCACACAAATCAGATAACGGATATTTCTCTCAGTTCAGATTCGAGAATGTTGGTTTCATCTAGCTTAGATGGATCAATTAAAGTAGCGGATATTCCAACTGGAAATATCATTGATCATTTTCTTACTCCTACACCTGCTGTATCTCTCGCTTTTTCTCCTAAAGGAACTTTTCTTG TTACGGCTCATGTTGACGATCTTGGACTTTATCTATGGTCTAACGTTTCTTTATACAAACATGTAAACATTCAACCACTTTCTAAAGACTTTAAACCTCGTGTCATTTCTTTACCCTCAATGATGGAGTCTTCGAATTTGGTTATTGAGAATcaaaaagaagatgaagaaatGATGGAAGTTGACCTGGACATTGAATTTGAATCACCTTctcaaatcaatcaaaatctaaTTACTTTGGCAAACTTGCCCTCTTCTAGATGGCAAAACCTTTTATCCTTGCGATtgattaaagaaagaaataaaccatCAAAAGGGGAAATTGAGAAGCCTGTAGAAGCTCCTTTCTTTTTGCCGACTGTGTCTGGTTTAACAACAACTTTTGATctttcttctaaaataaatacagataatGAAAAGAATACGGAACCATCGGTGTCTATTGTTGATTACACtgaatttggagaaaaattgataaatgaaataaaggatGAAGGACTAATAAAGTTGGTCGACGATCTCACAACTAAAGGACCCTCTGCCATAGATATTGAAATAACATCTTTGGCTCCag AGGGCGGAGGATCGATTCAACTCATGGTTCAATTTCTGAAAATGATAATAGCTGCTCTTAAAACCAATCGCAATTTCGAATCAATTCAAGCATATCTTGGTCTATTCTTGAAACTTCATTCAGATACCATCATGGAAAAGGAGGAGCTGTATAACATGCTTGAGGAAATCATGTCTTTGCAAAATAGCAAGTGGAAAAACTTGAGGAAAAATTTAGAAGGAAATCTTACgcttattgatttttataaatcctcattttgttaa
- the LOC121122434 gene encoding AP-1 complex subunit sigma-1A, with the protein MIHFILLFSRQGKIRLQKWFEARTDKEKKKITRELTSIIIARKPKMSNFLEWHDKVIVYKRYASLFFCFAIDRNDNELLTLEIIHRYVEVLDKYFGSVCELDIIFNFERAYFILDELILAGDVQETSKKAILKQIEYADNYQEDEIISLALKDVGLI; encoded by the exons ATGATTCACTTCATTTTGTTATTCAGTCGGCAAGGAAAGATTCGACTACAAAAGTGGTTCGAAGCACGGACagataaggaaaagaaaaaaattacgagAGAGCTCACTTCCATCATTATAG CTAGAAAACCCAAAATGAGCAACTTTTTGGAATGGCACGACAAAGTGATTGTTTATAAACGCTATGCCTCACTTTTCTTCTGCTTTGCTATTGATCGAAACGACAATGAACTATTGACTCTTGAAATCATTCATCGATACGTTGAAGTTCTGGATAAGTATTTTGGATCTGTTTGCGAATTGgacatcatttttaattttgagagaGCGTATTTCATACTGGACGAACTCATTCTTGCGGGTGACGTTCAGGAAACGTCCAAAAAAGCAATActtaaacaaattgaatatgCTGATAATTACCAAGAAGATGAAATTATATCTCTTGCCTTGAAGGATGTTGGTCTTATTTAA
- the LOC121122428 gene encoding GILT-like protein 1 isoform X3 translates to MRWVLLQQELKYHWPQLSSLGQMKNQHILSITILVLIGLVAPGKCNNLNEKEAAKVNITLYYETRCPDCIRYDTQTLYPTYKLLQDIMNIQFIPYGKANTTAKPDGFTFICQHGPTECLGNMVHACAIQYVELPILADYINCMTKISEDPINAGKTCSESLSLPWTKIQKCVSTLEGEILLAQYGEITHALTPKLTSVPTVELNGSQDNQDALINDLKGSVCSAYTGVKPSACT, encoded by the exons ATGAGATGGGTCTTATTACAACAGGAACTCAAATaccattggcctcagctttcatcACTTGGTCAG ATGAAGAACCAACATATTTTGTCCATAACTATTTTGGTCCTTATTGGACTTGTTGCTCCAGGCAAATGCAATAATCTTAATGAAAAG gaagCAGCCAAAGTGAACATAACCTTATATTATGAGACAAGGTGTCCAGATTGTATAAGATATGATACTCAAACTTTGTATCCAACCTATAAATTACTACAAGACATcatgaatattcaatttataccATACGGAAAAGCAAAT ACGACCGCTAAGCCTGATGGCTTCACTTTTATATGTCAACATGGTCCAACGGAATGTCTTGGAAATATGGTTCATGCATGTGCCATTCAATATGTCGAATTGCCCATTCTCGCTGATTACATCAACTGCATGACTAAAATAAGTGAGGACCCAATTAATGCTGGTAAAACTTGTAGCGAAAGTTTGTCACTTCCTTGGACCAAGATACAAAAGTGTGTATCAACCCTTGAGGGAGAAATACTCCTTGCTCAGTATGGAGAAATAACGCATGCTTTAACTCCAAAACTCACTTCAGTACCAACTGTAGAACTTAATGGGAGTCAGGACAATCAAGACgctttaattaatgatttaaaaggTAGTGTGTGTTCTGCATATACAGGAGTGAAGCCCTCTGCGTGCACTTAA
- the LOC121122508 gene encoding ras-like protein isoform X1, with the protein MTEYKLVVVGAGGVGKSALTIQLIQNHFVDEYDPTIEDSYRKQVVIDGETCLLDILDTAGQEEYSAMRDQYMRTGEGFLLVFAVNNAKSFEDISAYREQIKRVKDAEEVPMVLVGNKCDLPTRSVDMGQAKEVARNYGIPFIETSAKTRMGVDDAFYTLVREIKKDVSSSFIHFLIIYIYSKFLIESHSCNNLIAKSIANPLA; encoded by the exons ATGACGGAGTACAAGCTGGTGGTCGTGGGAG CTGGTGGCGTTGGGAAGAGCGCACTCACGATCCAACTCATTCAGAATCACTTCGTGGACGAGTACGACCCGACGATCGAAGACTCTTACCGCAAACAAGTGGTGATTGACGGGGAAACGTGTCTCCTGGACATTCTGGACACTGCAGGCCAAGAAGAGTATTCCGCCATGCGGGACCAGTATATGCGAACGGGGGAAGGATTCCTTCTCGTATTCGCTGTGAATAACGCAAAGTCCTTTGAGGATATCTCCGCATATCGGGAACAAATCAAAAGAGTCAAGGATGCAGAAGAA GTTCCGATGGTGTTGGTGGGGAATAAATGTGATTTACCCACTCGGTCCGTAGATATGGGTCAAGCCAAAGAGGTTGCCAGAAACTATGGAATCCCTTTCATTGAAACCTCCGCCAAGACGCGAATGGGCGTGGATGACGCTTTTTACACGCTTGTCAGAGAAATCAAAAAAGACGTAAGTTCTTCCTTTAttcatttccttattatttatatatattccaaaTTCCTTATCGAGAGCCATTCATGCAATAATTTGATAGCTAAATCTATAGCAAACCCTTTGGCTTAA
- the LOC121122428 gene encoding GILT-like protein 1 isoform X2 — protein sequence MGLITTGTQIPLASAFITWSDIFTVYFELKMKNQHILSITILVLIGLVAPGKCNNLNEKEAAKVNITLYYETRCPDCIRYDTQTLYPTYKLLQDIMNIQFIPYGKANTTAKPDGFTFICQHGPTECLGNMVHACAIQYVELPILADYINCMTKISEDPINAGKTCSESLSLPWTKIQKCVSTLEGEILLAQYGEITHALTPKLTSVPTVELNGSQDNQDALINDLKGSVCSAYTGVKPSACT from the exons ATGGGTCTTATTACAACAGGAACTCAAATaccattggcctcagctttcatcACTTGGTCAG atatttttacagTATATTTTGAACTCAAG ATGAAGAACCAACATATTTTGTCCATAACTATTTTGGTCCTTATTGGACTTGTTGCTCCAGGCAAATGCAATAATCTTAATGAAAAG gaagCAGCCAAAGTGAACATAACCTTATATTATGAGACAAGGTGTCCAGATTGTATAAGATATGATACTCAAACTTTGTATCCAACCTATAAATTACTACAAGACATcatgaatattcaatttataccATACGGAAAAGCAAAT ACGACCGCTAAGCCTGATGGCTTCACTTTTATATGTCAACATGGTCCAACGGAATGTCTTGGAAATATGGTTCATGCATGTGCCATTCAATATGTCGAATTGCCCATTCTCGCTGATTACATCAACTGCATGACTAAAATAAGTGAGGACCCAATTAATGCTGGTAAAACTTGTAGCGAAAGTTTGTCACTTCCTTGGACCAAGATACAAAAGTGTGTATCAACCCTTGAGGGAGAAATACTCCTTGCTCAGTATGGAGAAATAACGCATGCTTTAACTCCAAAACTCACTTCAGTACCAACTGTAGAACTTAATGGGAGTCAGGACAATCAAGACgctttaattaatgatttaaaaggTAGTGTGTGTTCTGCATATACAGGAGTGAAGCCCTCTGCGTGCACTTAA
- the LOC121122428 gene encoding GILT-like protein 1 isoform X1: MSFTYNINILINIRYIIPNWAICQLITILKYLFQSFIDIFTVYFELKMKNQHILSITILVLIGLVAPGKCNNLNEKEAAKVNITLYYETRCPDCIRYDTQTLYPTYKLLQDIMNIQFIPYGKANTTAKPDGFTFICQHGPTECLGNMVHACAIQYVELPILADYINCMTKISEDPINAGKTCSESLSLPWTKIQKCVSTLEGEILLAQYGEITHALTPKLTSVPTVELNGSQDNQDALINDLKGSVCSAYTGVKPSACT, from the exons ATGTCGTTTacgtacaatataaatatactgataaatattagatatattataCCTAATTGGGCCATTTGTCAATTGATAacgattttgaaatatttatttcaatcctttatagatatttttacagTATATTTTGAACTCAAG ATGAAGAACCAACATATTTTGTCCATAACTATTTTGGTCCTTATTGGACTTGTTGCTCCAGGCAAATGCAATAATCTTAATGAAAAG gaagCAGCCAAAGTGAACATAACCTTATATTATGAGACAAGGTGTCCAGATTGTATAAGATATGATACTCAAACTTTGTATCCAACCTATAAATTACTACAAGACATcatgaatattcaatttataccATACGGAAAAGCAAAT ACGACCGCTAAGCCTGATGGCTTCACTTTTATATGTCAACATGGTCCAACGGAATGTCTTGGAAATATGGTTCATGCATGTGCCATTCAATATGTCGAATTGCCCATTCTCGCTGATTACATCAACTGCATGACTAAAATAAGTGAGGACCCAATTAATGCTGGTAAAACTTGTAGCGAAAGTTTGTCACTTCCTTGGACCAAGATACAAAAGTGTGTATCAACCCTTGAGGGAGAAATACTCCTTGCTCAGTATGGAGAAATAACGCATGCTTTAACTCCAAAACTCACTTCAGTACCAACTGTAGAACTTAATGGGAGTCAGGACAATCAAGACgctttaattaatgatttaaaaggTAGTGTGTGTTCTGCATATACAGGAGTGAAGCCCTCTGCGTGCACTTAA